The following are encoded together in the Capsulimonas corticalis genome:
- a CDS encoding ankyrin repeat domain-containing protein — protein sequence MNDIALIEAAKSGDLETLRAMLDSEANVAALNPSGDTVLLVAAGAGQLDAVRLLIECGADVNARSRAERTVLMVASEKGHAAIVDLLIGAGAEVDAVNQWGQTALVMAASSDRSDVVSLLITAGAKIGIVEAALLGRALDVARMLETGSDIATQNSCGMTALTGAVIAGHSELCVALLDRGANLELRDTLGRVALSHAVQKSRFDLVSLLLDRGADVNTMSDNGSTPMKTAVIGRNTEMMLLLHKRGADVHSVDKDNYTALHIIILRHSDADVLDLLLEWGADINGVDRQGRTALYLAVYVGQREAVKLLASRGANLNIPDSKGQTPLRIAISDQRADIAEVLLQAGAASIPETKTEKVLRENWEKYRQTLEQADIVKKTQNER from the coding sequence ATGAATGACATCGCATTGATCGAAGCCGCGAAGTCCGGCGATTTAGAAACGCTTCGAGCGATGCTCGATAGCGAAGCGAATGTGGCAGCGCTAAACCCATCGGGAGATACGGTATTGCTTGTGGCCGCCGGAGCCGGGCAACTGGACGCAGTGCGTCTGCTTATCGAGTGCGGCGCTGATGTCAACGCTCGGAGCCGCGCGGAGCGGACAGTGCTCATGGTCGCCTCAGAAAAGGGACACGCCGCCATCGTGGACCTGCTAATTGGCGCGGGCGCCGAAGTGGACGCTGTCAACCAGTGGGGGCAGACGGCGCTGGTGATGGCAGCTTCCTCCGATCGCAGTGATGTTGTTTCTCTGCTCATAACTGCCGGCGCCAAGATTGGGATTGTGGAGGCGGCGCTGCTGGGGCGTGCGCTGGATGTCGCGCGAATGCTGGAAACGGGCAGTGATATCGCCACGCAAAACTCCTGCGGTATGACGGCGCTGACTGGAGCAGTGATAGCCGGGCATTCGGAATTATGCGTGGCGCTGTTGGATCGCGGCGCAAATTTGGAACTGCGGGACACGCTCGGTCGCGTCGCGCTCTCACACGCGGTCCAAAAGTCGCGTTTCGATCTTGTTTCACTGTTGTTGGATCGAGGCGCGGACGTGAATACGATGAGTGATAATGGGAGTACGCCGATGAAGACGGCGGTCATTGGTCGGAACACGGAGATGATGCTTCTCTTGCATAAACGAGGGGCCGATGTGCACAGCGTCGACAAAGATAATTATACCGCGCTGCATATCATCATCTTGCGTCACAGTGATGCAGATGTGTTGGACCTGCTGTTAGAGTGGGGTGCAGATATCAATGGCGTGGATAGGCAAGGCAGGACAGCGCTTTATCTGGCGGTTTACGTCGGCCAACGCGAAGCCGTAAAACTTCTTGCCTCGCGCGGCGCCAACCTGAACATTCCCGATTCCAAGGGCCAAACTCCTCTGCGAATTGCGATCAGTGATCAGCGTGCAGACATTGCCGAGGTATTGCTCCAAGCGGGAGCCGCTTCTATTCCGGAGACGAAGACGGAAAAAGTGTTGCGCGAGAACTGGGAAAAGTATCGACAGACTTTGGAGCAAGCCGACATAGTGAAGAAGACGCAAAATGAGAGATGA